From a region of the Thermoanaerobaculia bacterium genome:
- a CDS encoding Mrp/NBP35 family ATP-binding protein — MVEKDRILQALQTVSFPGLTRDIVSFGFVKEIHTEGSAIHVRLELTSERENVDRELSESITEVLTGLDGVETVTVDVDLQKPQTQKQGPIHPEGDLLKQIRYKIAVASGKGGVGKSTVATNLACALKSLGWKVGMLDADIYGPSQQIMLGIREGKLYANEEKKILPVEANGIQVMSIGFLTDSDSPVIWRGLMVMKAIEQFIKDVAWGNLDALVIDLPPGTGDAQLTLCQTLPLSGVVIVTTPQDVALVDARKGLQMFRRLSIPVLGIVENMSTFVCPHCGEMTPIFRQGGGRRTGEELDVPLLAEIPIDPALPPSGDEGTPLVMIAPDSPAAIAFQTLARNVIRELNGSQE; from the coding sequence ATGGTTGAAAAAGACAGGATTCTGCAGGCTTTACAGACCGTTTCCTTCCCCGGTTTGACACGTGACATCGTCTCCTTCGGGTTTGTGAAGGAGATACACACGGAGGGATCAGCGATCCATGTCCGACTGGAGCTGACCTCCGAACGGGAAAACGTGGACCGGGAACTTTCAGAAAGCATAACGGAGGTTCTGACCGGCCTGGATGGGGTGGAAACCGTCACCGTCGACGTGGACCTGCAAAAACCGCAGACACAGAAGCAGGGACCTATCCATCCCGAGGGTGATCTTCTCAAGCAGATTCGATATAAGATTGCTGTTGCATCCGGAAAGGGAGGGGTGGGAAAATCTACCGTTGCCACAAACCTCGCCTGCGCCCTGAAATCCCTGGGATGGAAGGTCGGAATGCTGGACGCCGACATCTACGGTCCATCCCAGCAGATCATGCTGGGAATCCGGGAGGGAAAGCTCTACGCGAATGAAGAAAAGAAGATCCTCCCTGTGGAGGCAAATGGCATCCAGGTCATGTCCATCGGATTTCTCACGGATTCCGACTCCCCCGTGATCTGGCGGGGACTCATGGTCATGAAGGCCATTGAACAGTTCATTAAAGACGTCGCGTGGGGAAATCTGGACGCTCTCGTGATCGACCTGCCTCCCGGGACGGGCGATGCCCAGCTTACGCTCTGTCAGACGCTGCCCCTCTCCGGGGTCGTCATTGTGACCACCCCTCAGGATGTCGCTCTCGTGGACGCCCGAAAGGGACTTCAGATGTTTCGACGCCTATCGATCCCCGTCCTGGGAATCGTGGAAAACATGAGTACCTTTGTATGCCCCCATTGCGGTGAGATGACGCCGATTTTTCGTCAGGGCGGAGGCCGCCGAACAGGGGAAGAACTCGATGTACCGCTCCTGGCGGAAATCCCTATCGACCCGGCCCTTCCACCGTCCGGAGACGAGGGCACACCCCTGGTGATGATCGCTCCGGATTCTCCGGCGGCTATCGCCTTTCAGACATTGGCCCGGAATGTGATCCGGGAATTGAACGGATCGCAAGAATAA
- a CDS encoding iron-sulfur cluster assembly protein: MTQLQQDKVMEILSTVMDPEIPVNIVDLGLIYGVHVEGASVRIQMTLTTRGCPLHSQIRKMVEESLQRSGFEEIIVEIVWDPPWSRSMASLEARKRLGWSL; encoded by the coding sequence ATGACGCAACTTCAGCAGGATAAAGTTATGGAGATTCTATCCACGGTCATGGATCCGGAAATTCCGGTCAATATTGTCGATCTGGGCCTGATCTACGGTGTCCATGTCGAGGGAGCCTCCGTGCGAATTCAAATGACGCTCACAACACGGGGATGCCCTCTCCACAGCCAGATCAGGAAGATGGTGGAAGAATCGTTACAGAGAAGTGGATTCGAAGAGATCATTGTGGAGATCGTCTGGGATCCCCCCTGGTCCCGGTCCATGGCCTCGCTCGAAGCCCGGAAACGTCTGGGATGGAGTCTCTGA